A section of the Saccharopolyspora gregorii genome encodes:
- a CDS encoding phage baseplate assembly protein V, with translation MADASNNRFLGKFRGRVVDNADPLQIGRITAQVPDVLGDVASTWALPCLPFTGRGAGQYVVPQVGAGVWVEFEQGDPSFPIWTGCWYGDRSELPPDALGERQPVVIRTPGDHKLLMSDVPGGEGILLRAASGAYVQIDEKGVTVGNGKGASVELVGDEVNINQGRLIVPKRQ, from the coding sequence GTTCCGCGGCCGGGTCGTGGACAACGCCGACCCGCTGCAGATCGGGCGGATCACCGCGCAGGTGCCGGACGTGCTCGGCGACGTGGCCTCCACCTGGGCGCTGCCGTGCCTGCCGTTCACCGGCCGCGGCGCCGGGCAGTACGTGGTGCCGCAGGTGGGCGCCGGCGTGTGGGTCGAGTTCGAGCAGGGCGATCCGAGCTTCCCGATCTGGACGGGCTGCTGGTACGGCGACCGTTCCGAGCTGCCGCCGGACGCGCTCGGCGAACGCCAGCCCGTCGTGATCCGGACGCCCGGCGACCACAAGCTGCTCATGTCCGACGTGCCCGGCGGTGAAGGGATCCTGCTGCGCGCGGCGAGCGGGGCGTACGTGCAGATCGACGAGAAGGGCGTGACCGTCGGCAACGGCAAGGGCGCGTCCGTGGAACTCGTCGGCGACGAAGTGAACATCAACCAGGGCCGGTTGATCGTGCCCAAGAGGCAGTAG
- a CDS encoding GPW/gp25 family protein: MRTHIAFPFRLDRRGRTARAGHHEHLADLVEQVLFTSPGERVMRPDFGCGLLDLVFAPNSPELAATVELSVHAALQRWLGDLVEVDALEVTAEDEVVRVWLRYLVRATGEHRDEIFEGRRA, encoded by the coding sequence ATGAGGACCCACATCGCATTCCCGTTCCGCCTCGACCGCCGCGGCCGCACCGCCCGCGCCGGGCACCACGAGCACCTCGCCGATCTGGTCGAACAGGTGCTGTTCACCAGCCCCGGCGAGCGGGTGATGCGACCCGACTTCGGCTGCGGCCTGCTGGACCTGGTCTTCGCGCCGAACAGCCCGGAGCTCGCGGCGACCGTCGAGCTGTCCGTGCACGCCGCGCTGCAGCGCTGGCTCGGCGACCTCGTCGAGGTGGACGCGCTGGAGGTCACCGCCGAGGACGAGGTGGTGCGGGTGTGGCTGCGCTACCTGGTGCGCGCCACCGGCGAGCACCGCGACGAGATCTTCGAGGGGAGGCGGGCATGA